One Novosphingobium sp. G106 DNA segment encodes these proteins:
- a CDS encoding L,D-transpeptidase family protein, which translates to MAQGIEVELRKALIMAGIAVLAVQPALAAQPRGNAAPEDLLPPPATTPAAKPPLVIPKAPAAAGAPAVAVPEVQPLPVAEPIMPWTVGDAQALLGVIGSIDSEGLFSKDYQPTALAAAIAGGPGATLDEVASKSFSWLAEDLRDGRTPMKDRVQWFAVDPDQDVNPTGALMTKALQTHDVAGVLASLAPTHPDYQALKATLAATPKSDVATRSKIRINMDRWRWLRQDLGSVYLLTNVPEFQLRLTVNNRIIKTYKTVVGKPGKTATPQLAEQVTAVVFNPTWTVPQSIVVGEGLGASLMRAPRKGYKATRGPDGTITVVQQPGPSNSLGLMKIDMPNPHAIYLHDTPAKQYFNQAVRAESHGCIRTERAVELGMTMAILGADMPQEQLVANATSGKYTRVPMTRTFPVYLTYFTMAQDVSGKLSTFRDIYGRDTPVLASFAKPRELKTTQRISDEPVVQLDNPL; encoded by the coding sequence ATGGCACAGGGGATTGAAGTGGAATTGCGCAAGGCGTTGATCATGGCGGGCATCGCGGTTCTGGCAGTGCAGCCGGCGCTCGCGGCGCAGCCGCGCGGCAATGCCGCCCCTGAAGATCTGCTACCTCCTCCGGCGACAACTCCTGCCGCCAAGCCGCCTCTCGTCATCCCGAAGGCGCCCGCCGCGGCCGGCGCCCCGGCCGTTGCCGTGCCCGAGGTCCAGCCGCTGCCCGTGGCCGAACCGATAATGCCCTGGACCGTCGGCGACGCGCAGGCGCTGCTTGGCGTGATCGGGTCGATCGATAGCGAGGGCCTGTTCTCCAAGGACTATCAGCCAACGGCATTGGCCGCGGCGATCGCGGGCGGCCCCGGCGCGACGCTCGACGAAGTGGCCAGCAAGAGCTTTTCCTGGCTTGCCGAGGACTTGCGCGATGGGCGCACGCCGATGAAGGACCGCGTGCAGTGGTTCGCGGTCGATCCCGACCAGGACGTCAACCCGACCGGCGCGCTGATGACCAAGGCGCTGCAGACCCACGACGTCGCCGGCGTGCTCGCCAGCCTGGCGCCAACCCATCCCGATTACCAGGCGCTCAAGGCGACGCTCGCGGCCACGCCCAAGAGCGACGTCGCGACGCGTTCCAAGATCCGCATCAACATGGATCGCTGGCGTTGGCTGCGGCAGGACCTGGGCTCGGTCTATCTGCTGACCAACGTGCCCGAGTTCCAGCTGCGGCTGACGGTGAACAACCGCATCATCAAGACCTACAAGACCGTCGTCGGCAAGCCCGGCAAGACGGCAACGCCGCAGTTGGCCGAGCAGGTCACCGCGGTGGTGTTCAATCCCACCTGGACCGTTCCGCAGTCGATCGTCGTCGGCGAGGGGCTCGGCGCCTCGCTGATGCGCGCGCCGCGCAAGGGTTACAAGGCCACCCGCGGCCCCGACGGCACGATCACCGTCGTCCAACAGCCCGGCCCCAGCAATTCGCTCGGCCTGATGAAGATCGACATGCCCAATCCGCACGCGATCTATCTGCACGACACGCCCGCGAAGCAGTACTTCAACCAGGCGGTCCGCGCCGAGAGCCACGGCTGCATCCGCACCGAGCGGGCGGTCGAGCTGGGCATGACCATGGCCATCCTGGGCGCCGACATGCCGCAGGAACAGCTGGTGGCGAATGCAACCTCGGGCAAGTACACCAGGGTGCCGATGACCCGGACCTTCCCGGTCTACCTGACCTATTTCACCATGGCGCAGGACGTTTCCGGCAAGCTCTCGACGTTCCGCGACATCTATGGCCGCGATACGCCGGTGCTGGCGAGCTTCGCCAAGCCGCGCGAGCTCAAGACGACGCAGCGGATCAGCGACGAGCCCGTGGTGCAGCTCGACAATCCGCTCTGA
- a CDS encoding bifunctional diguanylate cyclase/phosphodiesterase: MDYRSSGQCEAGEAQDAAAIDALTRAEQAADLAETRLREAIEAMPHGVVFLDAEGRYILWNKQYAETYHRSADLFHVGAKLADTLRQGVERGDYPEAVGREEEWIAQRLALIENPTGRHEQMLADGRCIMIEERKTADGGTIGLRVDITEMKAREESFRLLFDSNPVPLLVYDPVEECVRSANAAAAEHFGYSVSELSGMAAERLFAVDEWPEARRLLASSCSDKDRFWRQIARDWSEIESVLFTRQSVIDGRLATIVSVFDVTERRKAEARIAHMAKHDELTGLANRAHCREGLQEMLAGLHDVNNGLGGGTVAIAMIDLDNFKQINDSYGHHVGDIVLAEAARRMRALVPKQGALLCRLGGDEFAVVCQAKTHEKIDLIARSIITVMAEPFTVAGTTLHIGATIGIAMAPQDGVDANNLLRYADLALYCAKSDQRGTVRRFDPEMDAAAQEKARTENDLRRAVRQGELVIHYQPLIDLATNEIIGYEALLRWNHPERGMLYPDSFIGLAEEIGMIDVIGQYVLQAACREAATWPDGIKLAVNASPLQFRGGNLLNIILQALAMSGLEPSRLEIEITEAVLMDRSPAIASLLESIRNLGVGISMDDFGTGYSSLSYLLSYPFTKIKIDKSFIMGLREANSKAVVSAIIGLGQSLGMMVTAEGIEEPEHMEYLRGIGCGQGQGYLIGRATPSDQLPHEEDRRRDVA, encoded by the coding sequence ATGGATTACCGTTCGTCCGGCCAGTGCGAGGCCGGCGAAGCCCAGGATGCTGCAGCGATCGATGCCCTGACCCGCGCCGAACAGGCGGCGGATCTGGCGGAAACGCGGCTGCGCGAAGCGATCGAGGCGATGCCCCACGGCGTGGTCTTCCTCGATGCCGAGGGCCGCTACATCCTGTGGAACAAGCAATATGCCGAGACCTATCACCGCTCGGCCGATCTCTTCCATGTCGGCGCCAAGCTGGCCGATACGCTGCGCCAGGGCGTGGAACGCGGCGACTATCCCGAGGCCGTGGGCCGCGAGGAGGAATGGATCGCGCAGCGCCTGGCGCTGATCGAGAACCCCACCGGACGCCACGAGCAGATGCTTGCCGATGGCCGCTGCATCATGATCGAGGAGCGCAAGACCGCCGACGGCGGCACGATCGGCCTGCGCGTCGACATCACCGAGATGAAGGCGCGCGAGGAAAGCTTCCGCCTGCTGTTCGACAGCAATCCCGTGCCGCTGCTGGTCTACGACCCAGTCGAGGAGTGCGTCCGTTCGGCCAACGCCGCCGCGGCCGAGCACTTCGGCTATTCGGTGAGCGAGCTTTCGGGCATGGCTGCCGAGCGCCTCTTCGCGGTCGACGAGTGGCCCGAAGCGCGCCGCCTTCTGGCCAGTTCCTGCTCGGACAAGGATCGCTTCTGGCGCCAGATCGCCCGCGACTGGAGCGAGATCGAATCGGTGCTGTTCACCCGCCAGTCGGTGATCGACGGCAGGCTGGCGACGATCGTTTCGGTCTTCGACGTGACCGAGCGCCGCAAGGCCGAGGCGCGCATCGCGCATATGGCCAAGCACGACGAGCTTACCGGCCTCGCCAACCGCGCCCATTGCCGCGAGGGGCTGCAGGAGATGCTGGCGGGCCTACATGACGTCAACAACGGCCTCGGCGGCGGCACCGTCGCCATTGCCATGATCGACCTCGATAACTTCAAGCAGATCAACGACAGCTACGGCCACCACGTCGGCGACATCGTCCTTGCCGAGGCGGCGCGGCGGATGCGCGCGCTGGTGCCCAAGCAGGGCGCACTGCTCTGTCGACTTGGTGGCGACGAGTTTGCCGTGGTCTGCCAGGCCAAGACGCACGAGAAGATCGACCTGATCGCGCGCTCGATCATCACGGTGATGGCCGAGCCCTTCACCGTCGCGGGCACAACGCTGCACATCGGCGCGACGATCGGCATTGCCATGGCGCCGCAGGACGGCGTCGACGCCAACAACCTGCTGCGCTACGCCGACCTCGCGCTCTACTGCGCCAAGTCCGACCAGCGCGGTACGGTCCGCCGTTTCGATCCGGAGATGGACGCTGCCGCGCAGGAAAAGGCGCGGACCGAGAACGACCTGCGCCGCGCCGTGCGTCAGGGCGAACTCGTCATCCATTACCAGCCGCTGATCGACCTCGCGACCAACGAGATCATCGGCTACGAGGCGCTGCTGCGCTGGAATCACCCCGAGCGCGGCATGCTCTATCCCGACAGCTTCATCGGGCTTGCCGAGGAAATCGGCATGATTGACGTGATCGGCCAGTACGTGTTGCAGGCCGCCTGCCGCGAGGCGGCGACCTGGCCCGACGGGATCAAGCTCGCGGTCAACGCCTCGCCGCTGCAGTTCCGCGGCGGCAACCTGCTCAACATCATCCTGCAGGCGCTGGCGATGTCCGGCCTTGAACCTTCGCGGCTCGAGATCGAGATCACCGAGGCCGTGCTGATGGACCGCAGCCCGGCGATCGCCAGCCTGCTCGAATCGATCCGCAACCTCGGCGTCGGCATCTCGATGGACGATTTCGGCACCGGCTATTCGTCGCTCAGCTATCTGCTCAGCTACCCCTTCACAAAGATCAAGATCGACAAGAGCTTCATCATGGGGCTGCGCGAGGCGAATTCGAAGGCCGTGGTCAGCGCGATCATCGGCCTGGGCCAGAGCCTGGGCATGATGGTGACGGCGGAGGGCATCGAGGAGCCCGAGCACATGGAATACCTGCGCGGGATCGGCTGCGGCCAGGGTCAAGGCTATCTGATCGGCCGCGCCACGCCCAGCGACCAGCTGCCGCACGAGGAAGACCGCCGCCGCGACGTGGCGTGA
- a CDS encoding glycosyltransferase produces MTEAAETMNFLLATWEGGGSVTPVLTVAKKLADRGHRVRVMSDRVNRPETEAAGAVFVPWTRAPSRADRSRESDIMRDWEAANPQEGFLRVLHRIMAGPALAYAEDVIEELQRKPADLVVSNEMLFGVPLGCEALGQRLALLTCNISLFPMEGVPPLGPGLPPARTTEEHALHAQITEASRQMLDGGLPAVNAARAALGLAPLASLTDQHRIAERLLLGTARAFDFAPAELPAHITYVGPQLGDPAWAAPWRSPWDAADPRPLVLVGFSTTFQGHVEVLQRVIDGAADLPLRLLVTLGDTIAPGELTPTENCRLVSSAPHNAVMPEAVLVVTHGGHGTVTRALMHGKPLVVVPHGRDQADNAVRVTTRGAGLMVPADSDAQAFGSAIAAVLTDAAYTAAAQALGARVAEETRGSPVVDELEALVRQSRMGNGRKAA; encoded by the coding sequence ATGACGGAGGCAGCCGAAACGATGAACTTCCTCCTGGCCACCTGGGAAGGCGGCGGCTCGGTGACACCGGTGCTGACCGTAGCGAAGAAGCTGGCAGACCGCGGCCACCGGGTGCGCGTGATGAGCGACCGGGTGAACCGGCCCGAGACCGAAGCGGCGGGCGCCGTCTTCGTCCCCTGGACCCGTGCGCCGAGCCGCGCCGACCGCTCGCGCGAAAGCGACATCATGCGCGACTGGGAAGCGGCGAACCCGCAGGAAGGCTTCCTGCGCGTGCTGCACCGGATCATGGCCGGGCCCGCGCTGGCCTATGCCGAAGACGTGATCGAGGAACTGCAGCGCAAACCGGCCGACCTCGTCGTGTCGAACGAGATGCTGTTCGGCGTGCCGCTCGGCTGCGAGGCCCTCGGCCAGAGGCTGGCGCTGCTCACTTGCAACATCAGCCTGTTTCCGATGGAAGGCGTGCCGCCGCTCGGCCCCGGCCTGCCGCCGGCCCGCACCACCGAGGAGCATGCGCTGCACGCGCAGATCACCGAAGCCAGCCGGCAGATGCTTGACGGCGGCCTGCCCGCGGTCAATGCGGCGCGCGCCGCGCTCGGCCTGGCGCCGCTGGCCTCGCTGACCGACCAGCACCGCATCGCCGAACGCCTGCTTCTCGGCACGGCGCGGGCATTCGACTTCGCCCCGGCCGAGCTGCCCGCGCATATCACCTATGTCGGGCCGCAACTCGGCGATCCGGCCTGGGCCGCACCCTGGCGCTCGCCGTGGGACGCGGCCGACCCGCGTCCCCTTGTGCTGGTGGGCTTCAGCACGACCTTTCAGGGCCATGTCGAAGTGCTGCAGCGGGTGATCGACGGTGCCGCCGACCTGCCGTTGCGCCTGCTCGTCACGCTCGGCGACACTATCGCACCGGGCGAGCTGACACCGACGGAGAACTGCCGACTGGTATCGAGCGCGCCACACAACGCGGTCATGCCCGAGGCGGTGCTGGTGGTCACGCACGGCGGCCACGGCACAGTCACCCGCGCGCTGATGCACGGCAAGCCGCTCGTCGTCGTGCCGCACGGCCGCGATCAGGCCGACAACGCCGTGCGTGTCACCACGCGCGGCGCCGGGCTGATGGTCCCGGCCGATAGCGATGCTCAGGCCTTCGGCTCGGCCATCGCAGCGGTCCTCACCGATGCCGCCTATACCGCGGCTGCGCAGGCGCTGGGCGCCAGGGTGGCCGAGGAAACCCGCGGCTCGCCTGTCGTCGACGAGCTTGAAGCCCTGGTGCGGCAGAGCCGCATGGGAAACGGACGCAAGGCGGCCTGA
- a CDS encoding TetR/AcrR family transcriptional regulator: protein MNSDSPKRAYRQSARALAAEATAERILDTFEAQMQHRWFDEIRLDDIARNAEVTTQTVIRRFGSKEGLLDALQQRISKVVGVRRDVPEGAVDAAVASLIEDYEEHGDIVMRVLAQEDRFPACRTVTDVGRREHRKWIAKAFAPWLSPMTPVARQQAEDSLVVAGDLYVWKLVRRDMRRAIEEYRDIMETMLAAALGAARADLFGNAEGEAG, encoded by the coding sequence ATGAATAGCGATTCGCCCAAACGCGCCTATCGTCAATCCGCCCGCGCGCTCGCCGCGGAGGCGACCGCCGAACGCATCCTCGACACCTTCGAGGCGCAGATGCAGCATCGCTGGTTCGACGAGATCCGATTGGATGACATCGCCCGCAACGCCGAAGTGACGACGCAGACCGTCATTCGCCGCTTCGGCAGCAAGGAAGGGCTGCTCGACGCGCTACAGCAGCGCATCAGCAAAGTCGTCGGAGTGCGGCGCGATGTGCCCGAAGGCGCGGTCGATGCCGCGGTCGCTTCGCTGATCGAGGACTACGAGGAACACGGCGACATCGTTATGCGCGTACTGGCGCAAGAGGACCGCTTTCCCGCCTGCCGCACCGTGACCGATGTCGGCCGACGCGAGCACCGCAAGTGGATCGCCAAGGCCTTCGCGCCCTGGCTCTCACCGATGACTCCGGTCGCCCGGCAGCAGGCAGAAGACAGCCTGGTCGTCGCCGGCGACCTCTATGTCTGGAAGCTGGTGCGCCGCGACATGCGCCGGGCGATCGAAGAATACCGGGACATCATGGAAACCATGCTCGCCGCAGCGCTTGGCGCCGCGCGGGCCGACTTGTTCGGGAACGCGGAAGGAGAAGCGGGATGA
- a CDS encoding cytochrome P450: protein MATAPDAAERDYFTDKSVLLDPYDFFEEIRARGPVVQLTNRDMLFVTGFKEAVEVLLNKADFSSMIAAPGPAAPLPFEVEGDDISAQVLAYEESIRERDLMINQDGDFHLAARSLLNPLLVPSRLKANELFMHKYADEMVRDLVAEGGCEVVNEVAVPYVTLVIADLLGVPAEDQKQFRDVIDQGPPPGNMDDAENTAQSGALQFMIGYFMRYLGERRANPQGDIMTELALAKYPDGTLPELVEPAKAAMFLFAAGQDTSAKLIGNAMRFLCENKGMQDRLRADPTLVPAFLEEMLRLEGSTKMTARLAVRNTKIGDIDVPAGKRVFIGLAAANRDPRRWDDPNAFELNRPRIKEHVAFGRGAHTCAGAPLARVEVRVLFERLLEQTSDISISEKHHGPPNNRNLNYEASYIIRGLENLHVVLTPR from the coding sequence ATGGCCACGGCGCCCGATGCGGCTGAGCGCGACTATTTCACCGACAAGTCGGTGCTGCTCGATCCCTATGATTTCTTCGAGGAGATCCGCGCCCGCGGGCCCGTAGTCCAGCTGACCAACCGCGACATGCTGTTCGTCACCGGCTTCAAGGAAGCAGTTGAAGTACTGCTCAACAAGGCCGACTTCTCGTCGATGATCGCTGCCCCTGGCCCGGCGGCACCGCTGCCGTTCGAAGTCGAGGGCGACGACATCTCGGCCCAGGTGCTGGCCTACGAGGAATCCATTCGCGAGCGCGACCTGATGATCAATCAGGACGGCGATTTCCACCTCGCCGCACGCTCGCTGCTCAATCCGCTGCTCGTGCCCTCGCGCCTCAAGGCGAATGAGCTCTTCATGCACAAATATGCCGACGAGATGGTCCGCGACCTCGTCGCCGAAGGCGGCTGCGAAGTGGTGAACGAAGTGGCCGTGCCCTACGTCACGCTGGTCATCGCCGACCTGCTCGGCGTGCCGGCCGAAGACCAGAAGCAGTTCCGCGACGTGATCGACCAGGGCCCGCCGCCGGGCAACATGGACGATGCCGAGAACACCGCGCAGAGCGGCGCGCTGCAGTTCATGATCGGCTATTTCATGCGCTATCTCGGCGAACGCCGGGCCAATCCGCAGGGCGACATCATGACCGAGCTGGCGCTAGCCAAGTATCCCGACGGCACGCTGCCCGAACTGGTCGAGCCGGCCAAGGCGGCGATGTTCCTCTTCGCCGCGGGCCAGGACACTTCGGCCAAGCTCATCGGCAATGCGATGCGCTTTCTCTGCGAGAACAAGGGCATGCAGGACCGCCTCCGCGCCGATCCTACGCTGGTCCCGGCCTTTCTCGAAGAGATGCTGCGGCTCGAGGGCTCGACCAAGATGACCGCGCGGCTGGCCGTGCGGAACACCAAGATCGGCGACATCGACGTGCCCGCGGGCAAGCGCGTCTTCATCGGCCTGGCCGCGGCAAACCGCGATCCGCGCCGCTGGGACGATCCCAACGCCTTCGAGCTGAACCGGCCTAGGATCAAGGAACACGTCGCCTTCGGCCGCGGCGCGCACACCTGCGCCGGCGCGCCACTGGCCCGCGTCGAGGTCCGCGTGCTGTTCGAGCGCCTGCTAGAACAGACGTCCGACATCAGCATTTCCGAAAAGCACCACGGCCCGCCGAACAATCGCAACCTCAACTACGAAGCGAGCTATATCATCCGCGGACTGGAGAACCTGCACGTGGTTCTGACACCGCGCTGA
- a CDS encoding PKD domain-containing protein: MVTQPQVRVTADSVDPDYAEPFVDIDDQRTEPVPHRYVSGGFKGTDARFSFYFPPQEQYQGRFFHNTYPMAVSSDIGPFPIQFDVAVGDLGFTLDSGAYYVQTNNGLVFRNPGLDPAIAAYRVNAAAAKFSRKVAADIYGEHRPWGYLFGGSGGAYQTLGAAENTSGVWDGFVPFVPGCDHAIPSMFTVRMHALRVLRQRPDVFAAIADAVEVGGSGDPYAGLTEEEAGALREVTLMGYPPRGWYRHETLDSGYFANISGMIPMIDPTYADDFWSKPGYLGTDPESAIGKARFRFDSTVAEVSGPPYVIELADLPDGNGQDAHLVVLSGESAGASLPINRVDGKTVRLIAVLDEAKAAGIRAGDKVRIDNSWALALQSYHRHQVPPTQDYYGWNQFRDASGTPIYPQRPVQIGPTGTSNAAGSVLKGAINGKVLMLSAMMDIDAYAWQADWYRDRVKETLGDGFDDNFALWFVDRAHHENPLDALQRTQVASFSGALQQALRDLATWVETGRKPSETQYTVTDSQIVVPPSAAARGGVQPVVELRAKGGERAEVAAGEAVGLTASIEAPPGTGKIVAAEWDFEGTGTFTAATIGAPQERIELTARHAYARPGTYFAVLRVAAQRESDPSTPYARVLNLARARIVVR, translated from the coding sequence ATGGTAACCCAGCCCCAGGTGCGCGTAACCGCGGATTCGGTCGATCCTGATTATGCCGAGCCCTTCGTCGACATCGACGACCAGCGCACCGAGCCCGTGCCGCACCGCTACGTCAGCGGCGGCTTCAAAGGCACCGACGCGCGGTTCTCGTTCTACTTTCCGCCGCAGGAGCAGTACCAGGGCCGCTTCTTTCACAACACCTATCCGATGGCCGTCAGCTCCGACATCGGGCCGTTTCCGATCCAGTTCGACGTCGCCGTCGGCGATCTGGGCTTCACGCTCGATAGCGGCGCTTATTACGTCCAGACCAACAACGGCCTGGTCTTCCGCAACCCGGGGCTCGACCCGGCGATCGCCGCCTATCGCGTCAACGCTGCGGCCGCCAAGTTTTCGCGGAAGGTGGCGGCCGACATTTACGGCGAGCACCGCCCCTGGGGCTATCTGTTCGGCGGCAGCGGCGGCGCCTACCAGACCCTGGGCGCAGCCGAGAACACCAGCGGCGTGTGGGACGGCTTCGTGCCTTTCGTGCCCGGCTGCGACCACGCGATCCCCAGCATGTTCACGGTGCGCATGCACGCGCTGCGCGTGCTGCGCCAGCGGCCCGATGTCTTCGCCGCGATCGCCGACGCGGTCGAGGTGGGCGGCAGCGGCGATCCCTATGCCGGGCTGACCGAGGAAGAAGCCGGCGCGCTGCGCGAGGTCACGCTGATGGGCTATCCGCCGCGCGGCTGGTATCGCCACGAGACGCTCGACAGCGGATATTTCGCCAACATCTCGGGCATGATCCCGATGATAGACCCGACCTACGCCGACGATTTCTGGAGCAAGCCCGGCTATCTCGGCACCGATCCCGAAAGCGCGATCGGCAAAGCACGGTTCCGCTTCGATTCCACCGTCGCCGAAGTCAGCGGCCCTCCCTACGTGATCGAACTGGCCGACCTGCCCGACGGCAACGGCCAGGACGCGCATCTGGTCGTGCTAAGCGGGGAATCCGCGGGGGCAAGCCTGCCGATCAATCGCGTCGATGGGAAGACAGTCCGCCTGATCGCCGTGCTCGACGAAGCCAAGGCCGCCGGCATCCGCGCCGGCGACAAGGTGCGGATCGACAACTCATGGGCGCTGGCGCTCCAGTCCTACCACCGCCACCAGGTGCCGCCGACCCAGGACTATTACGGTTGGAACCAGTTCCGCGATGCGAGCGGCACGCCGATCTATCCGCAGCGGCCCGTGCAGATCGGCCCGACGGGCACCTCGAACGCCGCCGGATCGGTGCTGAAAGGCGCGATCAACGGCAAGGTGCTGATGCTTTCCGCCATGATGGACATCGATGCCTATGCCTGGCAGGCCGACTGGTATCGCGACCGGGTCAAGGAGACGCTCGGCGACGGGTTCGACGACAACTTCGCGCTCTGGTTTGTCGACCGCGCGCACCACGAGAACCCGCTCGACGCGCTCCAGCGCACGCAGGTCGCCAGCTTCTCGGGCGCATTGCAGCAGGCATTGCGCGATCTGGCGACATGGGTGGAGACCGGCCGGAAACCGAGCGAGACCCAGTACACGGTGACCGACTCGCAGATCGTCGTCCCGCCCAGCGCAGCGGCGCGGGGCGGTGTGCAGCCTGTCGTCGAGCTGCGTGCGAAAGGCGGCGAGCGAGCCGAGGTCGCGGCGGGCGAAGCGGTCGGCCTGACCGCGTCGATCGAAGCCCCGCCGGGCACCGGCAAGATCGTCGCGGCGGAATGGGATTTCGAGGGCACCGGCACGTTCACCGCGGCCACGATCGGCGCGCCGCAGGAACGGATCGAGCTCACCGCCCGCCATGCCTATGCCCGCCCCGGCACCTACTTCGCCGTGCTACGCGTCGCAGCGCAGCGCGAGAGCGATCCGTCCACGCCCTACGCCCGTGTGCTCAACCTGGCGCGGGCACGTATCGTCGTGCGCTGA
- a CDS encoding TIGR03620 family F420-dependent LLM class oxidoreductase, which produces MSVPPVGRIGIWSLELRFGDPGESAEAAAELDELGFGAIWFPGGVGGDVTGDFSRLLNATKRATLATGIINVWKHEPAEIADWFNGLSDVHKARALLGIGISHGPLIGEAWGKPIPVTRDWVEKLTALGVPGDNQCLAALGPKMVALSGERTAGAHPYLVTPEHSRIAREILGPGKLVAPEQGVVLESDPTVARNLARGAVDHYRALPNYRTNWHRLGIDDADIEAMSDKFIDALFAWGGVEQIAARVKEHLDAGANHVCLQVVAPQGQGMANQRAAWRELAAALL; this is translated from the coding sequence ATGAGCGTTCCCCCCGTCGGCCGTATCGGCATCTGGTCGCTGGAACTGCGCTTCGGCGATCCGGGCGAGTCCGCCGAAGCCGCGGCCGAGCTCGACGAACTGGGCTTTGGCGCGATCTGGTTTCCCGGCGGCGTCGGCGGTGACGTCACCGGCGATTTCAGCCGGCTGCTGAACGCGACCAAGCGTGCGACGCTCGCCACGGGCATCATCAACGTCTGGAAGCACGAGCCGGCCGAGATTGCCGACTGGTTCAACGGCCTGTCCGATGTGCACAAGGCGCGTGCGCTGCTCGGCATCGGCATCAGCCACGGGCCGCTTATCGGCGAGGCCTGGGGCAAGCCGATCCCGGTAACGCGCGACTGGGTAGAGAAGCTGACCGCGCTGGGCGTCCCCGGGGACAACCAGTGCCTCGCCGCGCTCGGGCCGAAGATGGTCGCGCTGTCGGGCGAGCGCACTGCCGGCGCGCACCCCTATCTCGTCACGCCAGAGCACAGCCGGATCGCGCGCGAAATCCTCGGGCCGGGCAAATTGGTCGCGCCCGAGCAGGGCGTCGTGCTCGAAAGCGATCCCACGGTCGCGCGCAATCTGGCACGCGGCGCGGTCGATCACTACCGCGCGCTGCCGAACTATCGCACGAACTGGCACCGGCTGGGCATCGACGATGCCGACATCGAAGCGATGAGCGACAAGTTCATCGATGCGCTGTTCGCCTGGGGCGGCGTAGAGCAGATCGCCGCGCGGGTGAAGGAGCACCTCGATGCCGGCGCGAACCACGTCTGCCTGCAGGTTGTGGCGCCACAGGGCCAAGGGATGGCCAATCAGCGTGCAGCCTGGCGCGAACTCGCCGCTGCGCTGCTCTGA
- a CDS encoding amidohydrolase family protein, with the protein MAEADFDVNRQFEAEPRFADYTVDADVHVTPPPTFWAEYLSPQFRDLAPKVEQGEDADYIVFEGTRRAVNLMQSQAGRTFDKYKNSGKLSDMRTGGWMVGARLEDMDRDGIDKAICFGGGPLGTGNLDLYLDSFDAFNRWQSDFCADSNGRMFACAYLTTVDVDQTIAGVKAAKARGDVAVNLPAFPQSLSQFTKEGSVWQAMTGDPHGERQYRDPEFDKLWATLVDLDMPMTFHLGARTSRFKDKTNFLPDIPMGKPAMLEMINIMLYSGVFDRFPKLKVGLIESGVGWIPWACEYMDRTWEMQRHWTECKIQHPPSFYFDQNVYASFISDPVGVELRHKPGCKNIMWSSDYPHSETTFPHSHKVIAQNFAGVPKAEMDWIVAGCAEKFFGLK; encoded by the coding sequence ATGGCTGAAGCCGATTTCGACGTTAACCGCCAGTTCGAAGCCGAACCGCGCTTCGCCGACTATACAGTCGATGCCGACGTTCACGTCACCCCGCCGCCCACCTTCTGGGCCGAATACCTTTCGCCCCAGTTCCGCGATCTCGCGCCGAAAGTCGAGCAGGGCGAGGATGCCGACTATATCGTCTTCGAAGGCACCCGCCGCGCGGTGAACCTGATGCAGTCGCAGGCCGGCCGCACTTTCGACAAGTACAAGAACTCGGGCAAGCTCAGCGACATGCGCACCGGCGGCTGGATGGTCGGCGCGCGTCTCGAAGACATGGACCGCGACGGTATCGACAAGGCCATCTGCTTCGGCGGCGGGCCGCTGGGCACGGGCAACCTCGACCTCTATCTCGACAGCTTCGACGCGTTCAACCGCTGGCAGTCGGACTTCTGCGCCGATTCGAACGGCCGCATGTTCGCCTGCGCCTACCTCACCACGGTCGACGTCGACCAGACGATCGCCGGCGTGAAGGCCGCCAAGGCACGCGGCGATGTCGCGGTGAACCTGCCGGCCTTCCCGCAGTCGCTGAGCCAGTTCACCAAGGAAGGTTCGGTCTGGCAGGCGATGACCGGCGATCCACACGGCGAGCGCCAGTATCGCGATCCCGAGTTCGACAAGCTCTGGGCCACGCTGGTCGATCTCGACATGCCGATGACCTTCCACCTCGGCGCGCGCACCAGCCGCTTCAAGGATAAGACCAACTTCCTGCCCGACATCCCGATGGGCAAGCCGGCGATGCTCGAGATGATCAACATCATGCTCTATTCGGGCGTGTTCGATCGCTTCCCGAAGCTCAAGGTCGGCCTGATCGAGAGCGGCGTGGGCTGGATCCCCTGGGCCTGCGAATACATGGACCGCACCTGGGAAATGCAACGCCACTGGACCGAGTGCAAGATCCAGCACCCACCCAGCTTCTACTTCGACCAGAACGTCTATGCGTCGTTCATCAGCGATCCGGTCGGCGTCGAGCTGCGCCACAAGCCGGGCTGCAAGAACATCATGTGGTCGTCGGACTACCCGCACTCCGAGACCACCTTCCCGCATTCGCACAAGGTGATCGCGCAGAACTTCGCGGGCGTGCCCAAGGCCGAGATGGACTGGATCGTCGCCGGCTGCGCCGAGAAGTTCTTCGGCCTGAAGTAA